The Actinomyces faecalis genome includes the window GTTCCACCACCCAGTGGGCTGGGTTGGCAGTGGAGTGGTCGGCCAGCACGGGGCCCTCCTGCCCCTCGAAACGGCGGGCCGTGCGCTCCCAACGCCGCTGTAGTGCCGCAGGCGTGACATGCAGGGCCCGCAGGCCCCAGTGGACGGCATGCATGATCGCCACCGCCGCCTGGCGCGCCGGGGTCGGCAAGGTCAGTGACGGATCGGGGGTCCCGCGCAGGAACAGCAGACGCCCCCACAACCAGGTGCCCCGGCACTGGCGCCGAAAGGCGGCGGAGTCAGAGGGGACGGTATCCAGGGGGAAGATATCCACTCCCAGGGGCATGACAAAGGGGCGTCGACGGGCTGCCTGTGAGACGAACTCGGTTCCCTCCATGCCCAGCACCGCGAAGGTCTGGGGGTAGCCGGGCACGGACCGCGGGTCGAGGAGCCGAAAGCCAGGACGCAGGTGGGCAGGAGCCAGCTCCAGGAATCGCTCGTAGTCCTCACGGGCCATACACACATCGGCGTCGTCGTCCCAGGGGATGAAGCCCTGGTGGCGCACCGCCCCGATAGCGGTGCCCCCGTAGACCGCGTACTCCAGGCCCAGCTGGGTGCAGACACGGTGCAGCTCAGCGAGAACCAGCGTGGTGGCACGCTGGACCCGGCGCAGGACCTTGGGATCGTGGTAGCCGGTGTGGGTCATTTGTGTCCCTCTCCGTCCCCGGGAGCCTCATCGACCCAGTGGGCGTAGGGGCCCAGGTCGATAAGGAAGGGCTCATGGTTGCGCTGGTGCTCCGGGTCGGGCAGCGTCATGTAGTCGCCGTAGCCGCGGTGCAGGAGCGCGTCGTAGGCACGGGGGACCTTGACGGTGATGTCCTCGAAGGGCATGTCGAGGGCAGGGTAGAGCTCCTCATGGGTGACTACCCAGTTCTCGGGGTCACGCATGGTGAAATCCGCCATCCGAGCGGTTGGAGTGTGCTCGTAACGCCTGACCGCTGCATCCCAGCGGCGCTGGAGGAAGCGTGGAGTCACACGCAGGGCGCGCATCCCCCAATGGGTCAGGGTGGTCGCAGTATGGATGGCCATGCGGGCCGGCTGGCTGACTCCGATGAGATAGGGGCGCGGTGTCCCGCACAGGAACAGCAGGCGCCCCCACAGCCAGCTGCGTCGGCTCATGGCCCTGAAGGCGGCGGGGTCATCCGGGATATTGTCCACCGGCAGGATGTCGACGAACATCGGCATCTGGTAGCGCGAGCTCTTGGCGAACTGAGGCACCATGAGGGTGCCTGGCAGGACCATCTTGGTGAACATGAACGGGAAGTGCGCGATGGTGCGGGTGTTGTCCAGACGGAACTGCGGGGCCAGGACGGCGGGGGCCTGCTCCAGGAAGCGTTCGTAGTCTGCTCGGGTCATCAGCACGTCAGCGTCGTCGTCCCAGGGGATGAAGCCCTGATGGCGTACCGCCCCGATGGCGGTGCCTCCGTAGACGGCATACTGGATGCCTAGCTCTCGGCACACCCGGTCGAGCTCCCCCAGGATCCGGGTGACGAGGACATGCACGCCGCGCAGGTTGCCAGACGCTGTGGAGGGGGGTGTGCTCATACACGGATCCCATCATTGTGATGCAGCGCTTGGGCTGCTGTGTGGTGTGAGGTGCGTCCCGCGGTCTTGACCGCGGACCTCGGGCTGGGCCGCCTTGAGGCCCCGGTGCGTTGAGCGGCACGCTGGCCAGGTCGCAGGTGCTGACGCCGGTGCCCGAGCATGAGTACCACAGGCACCCAGCATCCGGTGGTACAGGGGCGGGTCTGCTGCCCGACCGCAGCTGGTCCCATGCTAGTTGGCGCCCTCGGGTCTTGATGACTGCGGTGCTGGGCCGCGGACAGGCTGGCCCTCCTCGGTGCGGTCCGTGTGGTCCGCGTGATGTGCGCGGGTAGGGGTCAGCGGATCGGTGAGGCCGGCCTCGGTGACGACGAGGTTGAGGATGGCGATGTTCTCCGCCAGGACTCGTGTCTCGTCCTCCAGGCGGCTGATCTCCAGGGACAGGTGCAGCGTGACACCCAGGAGCAGGAAGATTGCGAGGGCGAACAAGAGGTTGGACGGCACCTGGACGCCCAGAAGACTGGCAAGTCCGCCTAGGAGGCCTGGGGCGAGAGCCAGGATGACGATGGCGAGCCCGACGACCACCCACAGCGCGGCGTACTTCTCTCGCAGCTTGCGTGAACGCAGCAGGCCGAGTACCAGGACGATGACGACCAGGGCGACCAGGATGACGACGATCTGTGCCATGGCTACATCTCGCCTTCCGGGCTGCTGACGTCACGCTTGAGCGGGCGGCGTGTCAGGGAGATGAACAGCGCGAACATCGAGCGGAACAGGTAGATCGCCGCCTTGGCCGGGTTGTTGGAAGGGGTTCCGGCTTGGCGGGGTCGCATCGACACCCCCACCTGTGTCACGCTGAGGCCCGAGCGGACAGCGATGACGAGGGAGTCGATGGTGTCGCCCAGGTACTCTGCCGGGAAGTAGCGGCAGTACTGATCGATCGCAGTGCGGTCTCCTGCCCTGAAGCCGCTGGTGACGTCTGTCAGGCGCGTGCGGCTGAGCCTGCCGACGATCGCTGCGAGCACCACCATGGCCCAGCGTCGTGGCCCGCGAGTCCTGTATGTCCCCACCTCGGCGAAGCGTGCACCGATCGAGATGTTGGCGCTGCGGAGCCCTGCAAGGACACGGTCGATGTCGCGAGGGTCGTGCTGGCCGTCAGCATCCACCTGGATAGCACGGTCGTAGTCAAAGCGACGGGCGAACTTGTACCCCGCACGCATCGCCCCGCCCACGCCCATGTTGTAGGGCAGGTCCAGGACCAGCGCGCCGGCCTGGCGGGCGACCGTGGCAGTACGGTCCGTGGAGCCGTCGTTGACCACGAGCAGGTCGTAGTCAGGAACTACCTCGTGCAGCTCTCGGATGGTACTTCCGATCGCCTCCTCCTCGTTCCACGCTGGCATGATGACCAACGTCCTGGGAGTCGTGGTCGACATGGGGCTCCTTGGTCGGGGGACGTAGCACGGGCAGTTTAGGCCCCGCCTCGCTGGTCGGGCGGGTTCGCTCGGTGCCAGGCTGGCACCGAGCGAACCCGCGACGGGGCGGAGGTCAGTGCCGCTCGCGCTCCAGCAGGTCCAGCAGGTACTGGCCGTAGCCGGACTTGACCAGGGGCTCGGCGCGCTGGCGCAGGCCGTCGTCGTCGATAAAGCCCATACGCCAGGCGATCTCCTCGGGGCACCCGATGTTGAGCCCCTGGCGGTGCTGGATGGTGCGGATGAAGCTCGTCGCGTCCGCCAGCGAGTCGAAGGTGCCGGTGTCCAGCCACGCGGTGCCGCGAGGGAGAACCTC containing:
- a CDS encoding LicD family protein, with amino-acid sequence MTHTGYHDPKVLRRVQRATTLVLAELHRVCTQLGLEYAVYGGTAIGAVRHQGFIPWDDDADVCMAREDYERFLELAPAHLRPGFRLLDPRSVPGYPQTFAVLGMEGTEFVSQAARRRPFVMPLGVDIFPLDTVPSDSAAFRRQCRGTWLWGRLLFLRGTPDPSLTLPTPARQAAVAIMHAVHWGLRALHVTPAALQRRWERTARRFEGQEGPVLADHSTANPAHWVVERSELFPARVVPFEDIMVNLPRSYDAVLRRGYGDYMELPPPEQRVNHQPFRITFGPFETGDDPL
- a CDS encoding DUF2304 domain-containing protein; the encoded protein is MAQIVVILVALVVIVLVLGLLRSRKLREKYAALWVVVGLAIVILALAPGLLGGLASLLGVQVPSNLLFALAIFLLLGVTLHLSLEISRLEDETRVLAENIAILNLVVTEAGLTDPLTPTRAHHADHTDRTEEGQPVRGPAPQSSRPEGAN
- a CDS encoding glycosyltransferase family 2 protein, yielding MSTTTPRTLVIMPAWNEEEAIGSTIRELHEVVPDYDLLVVNDGSTDRTATVARQAGALVLDLPYNMGVGGAMRAGYKFARRFDYDRAIQVDADGQHDPRDIDRVLAGLRSANISIGARFAEVGTYRTRGPRRWAMVVLAAIVGRLSRTRLTDVTSGFRAGDRTAIDQYCRYFPAEYLGDTIDSLVIAVRSGLSVTQVGVSMRPRQAGTPSNNPAKAAIYLFRSMFALFISLTRRPLKRDVSSPEGEM
- a CDS encoding LicD family protein, translated to MSTPPSTASGNLRGVHVLVTRILGELDRVCRELGIQYAVYGGTAIGAVRHQGFIPWDDDADVLMTRADYERFLEQAPAVLAPQFRLDNTRTIAHFPFMFTKMVLPGTLMVPQFAKSSRYQMPMFVDILPVDNIPDDPAAFRAMSRRSWLWGRLLFLCGTPRPYLIGVSQPARMAIHTATTLTHWGMRALRVTPRFLQRRWDAAVRRYEHTPTARMADFTMRDPENWVVTHEELYPALDMPFEDITVKVPRAYDALLHRGYGDYMTLPDPEHQRNHEPFLIDLGPYAHWVDEAPGDGEGHK